One stretch of Archocentrus centrarchus isolate MPI-CPG fArcCen1 chromosome 5, fArcCen1, whole genome shotgun sequence DNA includes these proteins:
- the prdm2b gene encoding PR domain zinc finger protein 2 isoform X2, whose amino-acid sequence MAITGGTVESLDEIPAHVWKGLPDCLNLGPSAINQSRIGVWSTRVIPKGKRFGPFVGEKKKRSQVTSNVYMWEVYFPTRGWMCIDATDPMKGNWLRYVNWARSSEEQNLFPLEINRAIYYKVLRPIGPGEELLVWYTVEDNPEITAALEEERASSLSRKNSTRAKRAARRKLLEKARQAGLGGFKKTSGTKPTVKDMWDGEAGVKETEEDETPLSTQELKTAHPLGSTDHKDVQDMSTALTDRGGMEEAEEEEEDDEVEEEGEEEEEDGGDVEDSLEIKHQTAQHSTVTDSMLNKLTCGEDSHRDSQVKSECSSLAGREPEVDLDLDPDGDLEGDPQGEPYPCQHCERHFSTRQGLERHIHIHTMSNQQAQLFKCRYCNKSFGSQVGRRRHERRHENGSKKRPGSLAGPASPVVQTDSSPDCTSPTSHYIAIGSQFTGGQLHNSEMQRKESGPHVDRPFMLDENGESKELHPCKYCNKAFGTHTNMRRHQRRIHERHLLPKGVRKKAMLQQEAVQQPDGSPGTSPPTIYVPSADTEDEADRDDYAVDISKNISENLSFYIDGKIVSTSTVSTCEVIEVDSRSAALFGLDTVILNPTQISQALKVEARTSGAKQVSNTGQPAAKRRTSTPPLIPNLKVETETSASSSSSSSTSSSSNFLVGGLFQQATDSSAFQREKTVYLSPKLKQLLQTQDIQKSVTLITESHKLASPLSVMPLQGSSGKFKRRTGSPPSSPQLSPGSKTESAKAEVASSYTLKVPKLESQSTSPSESLMDKDDRETLSPSVIHNQPSSSSGGNSCNQQPLDLSNSLSKRSDSLNKVLGDSALDLSLHRKTAVEPESKGNSAPQPLTKKKKPNTSMLEKVLMNEYVGLTLPEEGPSTLANSTSLHSPSPNVASESANSSPPSLTPVTMNPSSPGTSSVTSPTPPPPVLPTIPSPPSMPSSPLSQPSDSSAPPLPVLSPKMSPRSLEQKSHSEENFLAEENKDEEEKHISEPLDSPDTPLKSPPNGSTTPSPPEPESVNLPTTEDDIPQTEICNNLLNGNQNQDTVPETEKPDFAAVSSQPESPSTSPAPVSHDSSPSLASQSSLRIKIKEEPQHSVDELSDTNHASPDGVDASPQPAAAVSPEPADKTAEHEEVDMTYCKTFVCNVCEEPFGSIKELSGHITEHAADWPFKCEFCVQLFGDAPALLTHRTTLHGVGQIFVCSICSKEFAFLCNLQQHQNDLHPNEACSHTTVESGKLRPQNYTDPSRAKEESCPSTPGPEMTDENTPPSDSHLAKEEPDVNGNHAEEGAEDPNEELYTTIKIMASEGGKPKGPDVRLGINQHYPSYKPPPFPYHSRSHAGSVASATNFTTHNIPQTFSTAIRCTKCGNSFDNMPELHKHILACASASDKKRYTPKKNPIPLKQIVKSPNGVVSPTVAAAGQSPFRRMGQPKRLNFNQDTGKTKMSALSKKKNQLVQRAISQKNKIATNAKKATIKVEEEHASNVCPHCSRVFTYTASLTKHMVVSCPMKPVVKKGKRGLAEVKKEAGSVVDKNTSYRKKAPDSEAQTETESKPLGKTRARSSGGADPETLQASKGKTPAAVGRPKRPAAFPAPVLASKKTKKVQAQSLPPTLSLPDTPSEAAQRPAMRMQRMGKEAAPKRLAEVKSSPPLQQQQQQQVKKEERFSLRTRERVGGPVTRSLQMASTAPTAEEKTDEPPVQEPKDTQEVLMK is encoded by the exons ATGGCTATTACTGGAGGTACGGTGGAGTCTCTGGATGAAATTCCAGCTCATGTTTGGAAAGGTTTGCCTGACTGTCTGAATCTGGGACCTTCTGCTATAAATCAGAGCCGCATTG gCGTTTGGTCAACACGAGTGATCCCTAAAGGCAAGAGGTTTGGTCCATTTgttggagagaagaaaaaaaggtccCAGGTGACCAGCAATGTTTACATGTGGGAG GTTTATTTCCCAACACGGGGGTGGATGTGTATCGATGCCACAGACCCCATGAAGGGGAACTGGCTGCGATATGTTAACTGGGCTCGCTCCAGTGAAGAGCAGAATCTTTTCCCCCTGGAAATCAACAGAGCCATTTACTACAAAGTATTACGG CCTATCGGGCCGGGAGAGGAGCTGCTGGTGTGGTACACTGTGGAAGACAACCCTGAGATAACAGCTGCACTGGAGGAAGAAAGggccagcagtctgagcagGAAAAATTCAACCAGGGCGAAGCGAG CAG CCAGAAGAAAGCTGTTGGAGAAagccagacaggctggtttgGGTGGATTCAAGAAAACAAGTGGAACCAAACCTACTGTCAAGGACATGTGGGATGGGGAAGCAG GTGTGAAGGAGACTGAGGAGGATGAGACGCCACTATCCACGCAGGAACTCAAGACAGCCCATCCACTGGGGAGCACTGACCATAAAGATGTGCAGGACATGTCAACAGCATTAACAGATAGGGGAGGtatggaggaggcagaggaggaagaggaggatgatgaagtagaagaagaaggagaggaggaggaggaggatggtggTGATGTGGAAGATTCACTTGAAATAAAGCACCAAACTGCTCAGCATTCAACTGTGACTGATTCCATGCTTAACAAGCTAACCTGTGGTGAAGACAGCCACAGGGATTCACAGGTCAAGTCGGAGTGTTCCTCCCTAGCAGGGCGAGAACCAGAGGTTGATCTTGATCTTGACCCTGATGGTGACCTTGAGGGTGATCCACAAGGAGAGCCCTATCCCTGTCAGCACTGTGAGCGCCACTTCTCCACCAGACAGGGCCTGGAGCgtcacatacacattcataccaTGAGCAACCAGCAAGCACAACTTTTCAAGTGCCGCTACTGCAATAAATCCTTTGGCTCACAGGTGGGACGGCGGCGGCACGAGAGACGGCATGAAAACGGATCTAAGAAAAGGCCTGGCTCCCTGGCTGGACCCGCCAGTCCTGTGGTGCAGACCGATTCAAGCCCTGACTGCACCAGCCCAACTTCTCACTATATAGCCATAGGCTCCCAGTTTACAGGAGGACAGCTGCACAACTCTGAGATGCAGAGAAAGGAGTCAGGGCCTCATGTTGATCGGCCCTTCATGTTGGATGAAAATGGGGAGTCAAAGGAACTCCATCCCTGCAAGTACTGTAATAAAGCTTTTGGCACACACACTAACATGCGCAGACACCAACGGAGAATACATGAACGACACTTGTTACCAAAAGGAGTTCGCAAGAAAGCCATGCTGCAGCAAGAGGCAGTGCAACAGCCTGATGGGTCCCCCGGCACTAGCCCTCCAACCATCTACGTGCCCAGTGCAGACACAGAAGACGAGGCGGACAGGGATGATTATGCAGTTGACATATCCAAAAACATCTCTGAGAACTTGAGTTTTTACATCGATGGCAAGATTGTGTCCACCAGTACAGTGAGTACTTGTGAGGTGATAGAAGTGGACTCGAGATCTGCGGCTCTGTTTGGTCTGGACACCGTCATCCTCAACCCAACTCAGATCAGCCAAGCTCTGAAGGTGGAGGCTAGAACAAGTGGCGCAAAGCAAGTCTCCAACACTGGGCAGCCAGCAGCGAAAAGGAGAACATCTACACCCCCGCTTATTCCCAACCTTAAAGTGGAGACAGAAACGTcagcatcatcttcatcatcatcctccacATCGTCCTCATCGAACTTCTTAGTGGGAGGACTGttccagcaggccactgattCATCGGCATTTCAGCGAGAGAAAACCGTTTACCTCTCGCCTAAGCTCAAACAGCTTCTTCAGACGCAAGACATTCAGAAATCAGTAACTTTGATAACAGAAAGCCATAAACTGGCCTCACCGCTGTCGGTCATGCCGCTGCAAGGGTCTTCGGGGAAGTTTAAAAGAAGAACGGGCTCTCCTCCGTCATCTCCGCAGCTCAGCCCTGGGAGTAAAACGGAGAGCGCTAAAGCTGAAGTGGCGAGCTCATACACTCTTAAGGTGCCAAAGCTGGAAAGCCAGAGCACGTCACCTTCTGAGAGCCTGATGGACAAAGATGACAGGGAAACCCTGAGCCCTTCTGTGATCCATAACCAACCTTCCTCTAGTAGCGGAGGAAATTCCTGTAATCAGCAGCCCTTGGATTTGTCAAACTCTCTCAGTAAGAGGAGCGACAGTTTGAACAAGGTGCTCGGGGATTCAGCTCTTGATTTAAGCTTGCATCGGAAGACTGCTGTCGAGCCCGAATCCAAGGGAAATTCAGCACCACAGCCtctaacaaaaaagaaaaagcctaaCACCAGTATGCTTGAAAAGGTGCTAATGAATGAGTATGTTGGTCTAACTTTGCCAGAAGAGGGTCCCTCAACTTTGGCAAACTCAACTTCTCTGCATTCTCCCTCTCCAAATGTTGCATCCGAGTCAGCCAACTCGTCTCCGCCATCTTTGACCCCTGTCACCATGAATCCCTCTTCACCCGGTACCTCTAGTGTCACATCCCCAACACCACCTCCACCTGTACTTCCCACCATACCGTCTCCACCATCTATGCCTAGTTCTCCTCTCTCTCAGCCTTCGGACTCATCTGCGCCACCTCTTCCTGTGCTCTCGCCAAAAATGTCTCCAAGATCACTTGAACAGAAATCCCACTCGGAGGAAAACTTCTTAGCTGAGGAAAAcaaagatgaggaggagaagCACATCTCTGAGCCACTGGATTCCCCAGACACGCCACTTAAAAGTCCCCCTAATGGTTCAACTACACCGAGCCCTCCGGAGCCTGAATCGGTCAATCTGCCCACTACAGAAGATGATATCCCTcagactgaaatttgcaacaatCTGCTTAATGGTAATCAGAACCAAGACACTGTCCCTGAAACAGAGAAACCTGACTTTGCTGCTGTCTCATCCCAACCAGAATCTCCCTCAACATCTCCTGCTCCTGTGTCACATGATTCATCCCCATCCCTAGCTTCACAGTCTTCCCTTcggattaaaataaaagaagaaccTCAGCACAGTGTAGATGAGTTATCGGATACTAATCATGCCTCTCCGGATGGTGTTGACGCGTCTcctcagcctgctgctgctgtttctcctGAACCGGCTGATAAAACTGCTGAGCACGAGGAAGTTGACATGACGTACTGCAAGACATTTGTGTGTAATGTCTGTGAAGAGCCGTTCGGCTCAATCAAAGAACTCAGTGGACATATCACAGAGCATGCTGCAGACTGGCCTTTCAAGTGCGAGttttgtgttcagctgtttggTGACGCTCCTGCCCTGCTTACTCACCGGACTACACTACATGGAGTGGGCCAGATCTTTGTATGCTCCATTTGTTCCAAAGAGTTTGCCTTTCTCTGTAACCTCCAGCAGCATCAGAATGATCTGCATCCAAATGAAGCATGCTCACATACTACTGTAGAGAGTGGGAAACTTAGGCCACAAAATTACACTGATCCTTCTAGAGCCAAAGAGGAAAGCTGTCCCTCAACACCAGGGCCAGAGATGACTGATGAAAATACTCCACCCAGTGACTCTCATTTAGCAAAAGAAGAGCCGGATGTTAATGGAAATCATGCAGAGGAAGGGGCAGAGGACCCCAACGAGGAGCTGTACACTACAATAAAGATCATGGCTTCAGAAGGAGGGAAACCTAAAGGCCCTGACGTCCGCCTTGGCATTAATCAGCACTACCCCAGTTATAAACCACCCCCATTTCCTTATCATAGCCGTTCCCATGCTGGTTCTGTGGCCTCGGCTACAAACTTCACTACCCACAACATACCACAGACTTTTAGCACTGCCATTCGCTGCACCAAGTGTGGCAACAGCTTTGACAACATGCCTGAACTGCACAAACACATACTGGCCTGTGCCAGCGCTAGTGATAAAAAGCGTTACACTCCCAAGAAAAACCCCATCCCTCTCAAGCAAATAGTGAAGAGTCCGAATGGAGTGGTGTCCCCCACAGTAGCTGCTGCAGGCCAGAGTCCTTTCCGTAGAATGGGTCAGCCAAAGAGACTAAACTTTAATCAAGACACtggtaaaacaaaaatgagcgCCCTCAGTAAGAAGAAAAACCAGCTGGTGCAGAGGGCAatttcacagaaaaataaaattgccaCAAATGCAAAGAAGGCCACCATCAAAGTCGAAGAAGAGCATGCCTCTAATGTCTGTCCCCACTGCAGTCGGGTGTTTACCTATACTGCGAGTCTGACTAAACATATGGTGGTCAGCTGCCCCATGAAGCCTGTCGTTAAAAAGGGCAAAAGAGGTCTAGCGGAGGTGAAAAAAGAGGCAGGGTCTGTGGTAGATAAAAACACAAGTTATAGGAAAAAGGCGCCTGACAGCGAAGCGCAGACAGAGACTGAGTCTAAACCTTTGGGAAAGACCAGAGCTCGTAGCTCTGGTGGAGCAGACCCTGAAACTCTCCAGGCAAGCAAAGGAAAAACCCCTGCTGCAGTGGGTCGACCAAAGAGGCCCGCCGCTTTCCCAGCTCCGGTTCTTGCAAGCAAAAAAACTAAGAAGGTCCAAGCTCAGTCTTTACCTCCCACCCTTTCACTGCCGGACACTCCGAGTGAGGCTGCACAGCGGCCAGCCATGAGAATGCAGCGTATGGGCAAAGAGGCAGCACCCAAGAGATTAGCAGAGGTCAAATCATCCCCAccactacagcagcagcagcaacagcaagtGAAGAAAGAGGAGCGATTCTCTCTTCGAACAAGGGAGAGAGTGGGTGGTCCAGTTACCAGGAGCTTACAGATGGCCAGCACAGCTCCTACTGCTGAGGAGAAGACTGATGAGCCACCAGTTCAAGAGCCAAAAGACACTCAG GAGGTGCTGATGAAATGA
- the prdm2b gene encoding PR domain zinc finger protein 2 isoform X1 has product MWDGEAGVKETEEDETPLSTQELKTAHPLGSTDHKDVQDMSTALTDRGGMEEAEEEEEDDEVEEEGEEEEEDGGDVEDSLEIKHQTAQHSTVTDSMLNKLTCGEDSHRDSQVKSECSSLAGREPEVDLDLDPDGDLEGDPQGEPYPCQHCERHFSTRQGLERHIHIHTMSNQQAQLFKCRYCNKSFGSQVGRRRHERRHENGSKKRPGSLAGPASPVVQTDSSPDCTSPTSHYIAIGSQFTGGQLHNSEMQRKESGPHVDRPFMLDENGESKELHPCKYCNKAFGTHTNMRRHQRRIHERHLLPKGVRKKAMLQQEAVQQPDGSPGTSPPTIYVPSADTEDEADRDDYAVDISKNISENLSFYIDGKIVSTSTVSTCEVIEVDSRSAALFGLDTVILNPTQISQALKVEARTSGAKQVSNTGQPAAKRRTSTPPLIPNLKVETETSASSSSSSSTSSSSNFLVGGLFQQATDSSAFQREKTVYLSPKLKQLLQTQDIQKSVTLITESHKLASPLSVMPLQGSSGKFKRRTGSPPSSPQLSPGSKTESAKAEVASSYTLKVPKLESQSTSPSESLMDKDDRETLSPSVIHNQPSSSSGGNSCNQQPLDLSNSLSKRSDSLNKVLGDSALDLSLHRKTAVEPESKGNSAPQPLTKKKKPNTSMLEKVLMNEYVGLTLPEEGPSTLANSTSLHSPSPNVASESANSSPPSLTPVTMNPSSPGTSSVTSPTPPPPVLPTIPSPPSMPSSPLSQPSDSSAPPLPVLSPKMSPRSLEQKSHSEENFLAEENKDEEEKHISEPLDSPDTPLKSPPNGSTTPSPPEPESVNLPTTEDDIPQTEICNNLLNGNQNQDTVPETEKPDFAAVSSQPESPSTSPAPVSHDSSPSLASQSSLRIKIKEEPQHSVDELSDTNHASPDGVDASPQPAAAVSPEPADKTAEHEEVDMTYCKTFVCNVCEEPFGSIKELSGHITEHAADWPFKCEFCVQLFGDAPALLTHRTTLHGVGQIFVCSICSKEFAFLCNLQQHQNDLHPNEACSHTTVESGKLRPQNYTDPSRAKEESCPSTPGPEMTDENTPPSDSHLAKEEPDVNGNHAEEGAEDPNEELYTTIKIMASEGGKPKGPDVRLGINQHYPSYKPPPFPYHSRSHAGSVASATNFTTHNIPQTFSTAIRCTKCGNSFDNMPELHKHILACASASDKKRYTPKKNPIPLKQIVKSPNGVVSPTVAAAGQSPFRRMGQPKRLNFNQDTGKTKMSALSKKKNQLVQRAISQKNKIATNAKKATIKVEEEHASNVCPHCSRVFTYTASLTKHMVVSCPMKPVVKKGKRGLAEVKKEAGSVVDKNTSYRKKAPDSEAQTETESKPLGKTRARSSGGADPETLQASKGKTPAAVGRPKRPAAFPAPVLASKKTKKVQAQSLPPTLSLPDTPSEAAQRPAMRMQRMGKEAAPKRLAEVKSSPPLQQQQQQQVKKEERFSLRTRERVGGPVTRSLQMASTAPTAEEKTDEPPVQEPKDTQEVLMK; this is encoded by the exons ATGTGGGATGGGGAAGCAG GTGTGAAGGAGACTGAGGAGGATGAGACGCCACTATCCACGCAGGAACTCAAGACAGCCCATCCACTGGGGAGCACTGACCATAAAGATGTGCAGGACATGTCAACAGCATTAACAGATAGGGGAGGtatggaggaggcagaggaggaagaggaggatgatgaagtagaagaagaaggagaggaggaggaggaggatggtggTGATGTGGAAGATTCACTTGAAATAAAGCACCAAACTGCTCAGCATTCAACTGTGACTGATTCCATGCTTAACAAGCTAACCTGTGGTGAAGACAGCCACAGGGATTCACAGGTCAAGTCGGAGTGTTCCTCCCTAGCAGGGCGAGAACCAGAGGTTGATCTTGATCTTGACCCTGATGGTGACCTTGAGGGTGATCCACAAGGAGAGCCCTATCCCTGTCAGCACTGTGAGCGCCACTTCTCCACCAGACAGGGCCTGGAGCgtcacatacacattcataccaTGAGCAACCAGCAAGCACAACTTTTCAAGTGCCGCTACTGCAATAAATCCTTTGGCTCACAGGTGGGACGGCGGCGGCACGAGAGACGGCATGAAAACGGATCTAAGAAAAGGCCTGGCTCCCTGGCTGGACCCGCCAGTCCTGTGGTGCAGACCGATTCAAGCCCTGACTGCACCAGCCCAACTTCTCACTATATAGCCATAGGCTCCCAGTTTACAGGAGGACAGCTGCACAACTCTGAGATGCAGAGAAAGGAGTCAGGGCCTCATGTTGATCGGCCCTTCATGTTGGATGAAAATGGGGAGTCAAAGGAACTCCATCCCTGCAAGTACTGTAATAAAGCTTTTGGCACACACACTAACATGCGCAGACACCAACGGAGAATACATGAACGACACTTGTTACCAAAAGGAGTTCGCAAGAAAGCCATGCTGCAGCAAGAGGCAGTGCAACAGCCTGATGGGTCCCCCGGCACTAGCCCTCCAACCATCTACGTGCCCAGTGCAGACACAGAAGACGAGGCGGACAGGGATGATTATGCAGTTGACATATCCAAAAACATCTCTGAGAACTTGAGTTTTTACATCGATGGCAAGATTGTGTCCACCAGTACAGTGAGTACTTGTGAGGTGATAGAAGTGGACTCGAGATCTGCGGCTCTGTTTGGTCTGGACACCGTCATCCTCAACCCAACTCAGATCAGCCAAGCTCTGAAGGTGGAGGCTAGAACAAGTGGCGCAAAGCAAGTCTCCAACACTGGGCAGCCAGCAGCGAAAAGGAGAACATCTACACCCCCGCTTATTCCCAACCTTAAAGTGGAGACAGAAACGTcagcatcatcttcatcatcatcctccacATCGTCCTCATCGAACTTCTTAGTGGGAGGACTGttccagcaggccactgattCATCGGCATTTCAGCGAGAGAAAACCGTTTACCTCTCGCCTAAGCTCAAACAGCTTCTTCAGACGCAAGACATTCAGAAATCAGTAACTTTGATAACAGAAAGCCATAAACTGGCCTCACCGCTGTCGGTCATGCCGCTGCAAGGGTCTTCGGGGAAGTTTAAAAGAAGAACGGGCTCTCCTCCGTCATCTCCGCAGCTCAGCCCTGGGAGTAAAACGGAGAGCGCTAAAGCTGAAGTGGCGAGCTCATACACTCTTAAGGTGCCAAAGCTGGAAAGCCAGAGCACGTCACCTTCTGAGAGCCTGATGGACAAAGATGACAGGGAAACCCTGAGCCCTTCTGTGATCCATAACCAACCTTCCTCTAGTAGCGGAGGAAATTCCTGTAATCAGCAGCCCTTGGATTTGTCAAACTCTCTCAGTAAGAGGAGCGACAGTTTGAACAAGGTGCTCGGGGATTCAGCTCTTGATTTAAGCTTGCATCGGAAGACTGCTGTCGAGCCCGAATCCAAGGGAAATTCAGCACCACAGCCtctaacaaaaaagaaaaagcctaaCACCAGTATGCTTGAAAAGGTGCTAATGAATGAGTATGTTGGTCTAACTTTGCCAGAAGAGGGTCCCTCAACTTTGGCAAACTCAACTTCTCTGCATTCTCCCTCTCCAAATGTTGCATCCGAGTCAGCCAACTCGTCTCCGCCATCTTTGACCCCTGTCACCATGAATCCCTCTTCACCCGGTACCTCTAGTGTCACATCCCCAACACCACCTCCACCTGTACTTCCCACCATACCGTCTCCACCATCTATGCCTAGTTCTCCTCTCTCTCAGCCTTCGGACTCATCTGCGCCACCTCTTCCTGTGCTCTCGCCAAAAATGTCTCCAAGATCACTTGAACAGAAATCCCACTCGGAGGAAAACTTCTTAGCTGAGGAAAAcaaagatgaggaggagaagCACATCTCTGAGCCACTGGATTCCCCAGACACGCCACTTAAAAGTCCCCCTAATGGTTCAACTACACCGAGCCCTCCGGAGCCTGAATCGGTCAATCTGCCCACTACAGAAGATGATATCCCTcagactgaaatttgcaacaatCTGCTTAATGGTAATCAGAACCAAGACACTGTCCCTGAAACAGAGAAACCTGACTTTGCTGCTGTCTCATCCCAACCAGAATCTCCCTCAACATCTCCTGCTCCTGTGTCACATGATTCATCCCCATCCCTAGCTTCACAGTCTTCCCTTcggattaaaataaaagaagaaccTCAGCACAGTGTAGATGAGTTATCGGATACTAATCATGCCTCTCCGGATGGTGTTGACGCGTCTcctcagcctgctgctgctgtttctcctGAACCGGCTGATAAAACTGCTGAGCACGAGGAAGTTGACATGACGTACTGCAAGACATTTGTGTGTAATGTCTGTGAAGAGCCGTTCGGCTCAATCAAAGAACTCAGTGGACATATCACAGAGCATGCTGCAGACTGGCCTTTCAAGTGCGAGttttgtgttcagctgtttggTGACGCTCCTGCCCTGCTTACTCACCGGACTACACTACATGGAGTGGGCCAGATCTTTGTATGCTCCATTTGTTCCAAAGAGTTTGCCTTTCTCTGTAACCTCCAGCAGCATCAGAATGATCTGCATCCAAATGAAGCATGCTCACATACTACTGTAGAGAGTGGGAAACTTAGGCCACAAAATTACACTGATCCTTCTAGAGCCAAAGAGGAAAGCTGTCCCTCAACACCAGGGCCAGAGATGACTGATGAAAATACTCCACCCAGTGACTCTCATTTAGCAAAAGAAGAGCCGGATGTTAATGGAAATCATGCAGAGGAAGGGGCAGAGGACCCCAACGAGGAGCTGTACACTACAATAAAGATCATGGCTTCAGAAGGAGGGAAACCTAAAGGCCCTGACGTCCGCCTTGGCATTAATCAGCACTACCCCAGTTATAAACCACCCCCATTTCCTTATCATAGCCGTTCCCATGCTGGTTCTGTGGCCTCGGCTACAAACTTCACTACCCACAACATACCACAGACTTTTAGCACTGCCATTCGCTGCACCAAGTGTGGCAACAGCTTTGACAACATGCCTGAACTGCACAAACACATACTGGCCTGTGCCAGCGCTAGTGATAAAAAGCGTTACACTCCCAAGAAAAACCCCATCCCTCTCAAGCAAATAGTGAAGAGTCCGAATGGAGTGGTGTCCCCCACAGTAGCTGCTGCAGGCCAGAGTCCTTTCCGTAGAATGGGTCAGCCAAAGAGACTAAACTTTAATCAAGACACtggtaaaacaaaaatgagcgCCCTCAGTAAGAAGAAAAACCAGCTGGTGCAGAGGGCAatttcacagaaaaataaaattgccaCAAATGCAAAGAAGGCCACCATCAAAGTCGAAGAAGAGCATGCCTCTAATGTCTGTCCCCACTGCAGTCGGGTGTTTACCTATACTGCGAGTCTGACTAAACATATGGTGGTCAGCTGCCCCATGAAGCCTGTCGTTAAAAAGGGCAAAAGAGGTCTAGCGGAGGTGAAAAAAGAGGCAGGGTCTGTGGTAGATAAAAACACAAGTTATAGGAAAAAGGCGCCTGACAGCGAAGCGCAGACAGAGACTGAGTCTAAACCTTTGGGAAAGACCAGAGCTCGTAGCTCTGGTGGAGCAGACCCTGAAACTCTCCAGGCAAGCAAAGGAAAAACCCCTGCTGCAGTGGGTCGACCAAAGAGGCCCGCCGCTTTCCCAGCTCCGGTTCTTGCAAGCAAAAAAACTAAGAAGGTCCAAGCTCAGTCTTTACCTCCCACCCTTTCACTGCCGGACACTCCGAGTGAGGCTGCACAGCGGCCAGCCATGAGAATGCAGCGTATGGGCAAAGAGGCAGCACCCAAGAGATTAGCAGAGGTCAAATCATCCCCAccactacagcagcagcagcaacagcaagtGAAGAAAGAGGAGCGATTCTCTCTTCGAACAAGGGAGAGAGTGGGTGGTCCAGTTACCAGGAGCTTACAGATGGCCAGCACAGCTCCTACTGCTGAGGAGAAGACTGATGAGCCACCAGTTCAAGAGCCAAAAGACACTCAG GAGGTGCTGATGAAATGA